From the Ignavibacteriales bacterium genome, the window ATCATTTTTATGAAGCCCTTGAACTTCCTTATTCCCACGTGTTCTCCCATCTCGAGACATGAGATACAATCCCATTTCTTTCCTTTCGGAATATCCCTGTAGTCTTTGCGGAGGATCCTAGCCTGGTCATTGTTGATTCCATGATCCTTTATCTGTTTCATTCCCCAGTCATGTCCTTCCTGTGCGATCGTTACACCAGTCGAGTCGGTCCCAAAATATTTTGAAGCGTATGTAACAAGCGTTCCCCAGCCGCATCCGATGTCAAGATATTTCTTACCCGGTTCCATGAAGAGCTTTCTGCAAACCATTTCCATCTTTCTGTCCTGTGCCGTTTCCAGCGATTCTGTTTTGGGATCCATCCAGAATCCGCTTGTATACACCATACGTGGTCCAAGAAATGATGCGAAGAAGTCATTTCCTCTATCATAGTGCTCACGTACAATGCGCTCATCTTGTTTCTTCGAATGGATCGCTACTTCAGGAATAAATCTTGTTACAAAAAATTTTACGTGGTGAGGTGTATAAGTATAATCAAAGTAATTTCCTCTGCATGCCATGAACTCTTCAAAATCTCCGTTTATATCTATCTTGCCGTTTATATAATCTTCTATGAAATGTCCAAAGGAAGGGTTTTTACCAGGTTTATACCGGGAGCGTGTTGATTCTGTTTTGGGAACAATAAAATCTAAAGGGCTTCTTTCCATACTCTTGAATTGATTATGAATCGGACATTATTGTCCCGAACCGTAAGTTTATATTTATATCTCTACTTTTCTACCCAATTCGTACTTCGAAAGCAATTCTTAATTATAAGTTATCAATTGCTTAACATAGCCCGAAAAAAGTGTCCATTAGTGAATTATGTAGAAAGGACACTTCTTTGTTAAAAATTAATATTTATTACACAATCAATTTCTTTCCAGCCAATCAATTATATAATCGGCATCTTCTTTCCATGTGGGCAGAACGAGCACCGAATGGTTTCTCCCCTTAAATTCCTTATAGTCAGTGACAGAACCGTTCTCTTTATTATATTTTTTGTAGTTAGAGTAACTAATAGAAACCGGCAATATTTGATCGGTATCACCGGAGGTTATCAATAATGGTCCATGTGGTTTTTTCCAATCAACTTTTGCTGTTTTTGTAACTGCGTCGCGGTTTATACGTTTTGATTCCGGTACAGCATACTCTTCGTAGGATTCTTTCTGATCTTCGGGTGATTGACCGTTTGCAAAAGCAAAATTCCATTGCTTCTGTGTAAATAGAAAAGTTTTGTTTGCATCGGTGAAATATCCAAGCGGTCCCCATGTGGCTTTATAGAACGAAAGAGCCGTTGGAATTACACCCTGAGGAGGAACTGAATGAATTCCTACCCCGGCAACAACCAGGTCTCTATTAAGAAGGATCTGTGTCAAAAGTCCGCCGTATGAATGTCCGATTGCAATAGGCTTTTCCTCTTGCTCGCTTACTATCTTTGTAAAATGATCTATTAAGTCCTGCATTCTGAGCTTTGCTACGTCCGGGTCGGGCTGACGCTTACGGAGTTCAGCCGGGGATGCGTCTTTAAAAGGCCATGCGGGCACAACCGATTTATATCCCCTACTTTCGAAGTAGGCGGGCCATTCACCCCAGGAATTTTTGGTGACAAAGGCGCCGTGAATGAACACGACCGTTTTTGAGTTGATCTTACCCATTTTTGTTTTCTCCAAGGTTTTAGATTTGATCACTACCTCAGATAATTTAGCTGATTTGGATTTTATTTACCCAGATTTTTTAGGTAACCTGGAAGGGTTTTACAATTCCTTTACATATAGCATAAGGTCCTCCGGGTCATCCGGCAGACGGATAGTTTTCTCGAATTTCATACCCAGTTTCTCGAGTATCTTTATCGACCCGGTGTTGTATTCAACTGTAATAGCCACGATCTTTTTTAATCCCAATTGGTCCGCATGATCCATGGTTGCGATGGCCGCCTCGCTTGCGTACCCATTGCCCTCGTATTCGGGCAGTACCGCAAAACCTATATCTACATCTTCCATAGTATCCCGTTTTATTAATCCGCACATACCGACACACACACCATCGTCTTTCCTCACCATCATATACAGCCCAAACCCGTACTTTTCGTATGGTGGTATCAAAAGTGTCTCTATATATTTCTGTGCCTCTTCAAGACCTGAAATTCCCCTCGAGCCTATATATTTCAGCCATCCCGGGGAATTAACCAGCTTATAAATAAACTCTGAATCACCCGGCTTGAATTTGCGTAATATTAAACGTGTGGTTTCAAGCACAGACATGGTTTTTTGAATTTGATTAAAGGTCATAATAAGTAATATTAATTTTAATAACACTACCCATTAAAAGGAAATGAAAAAAAATAAGAATTTCATTTACAGAGAACTTCCTATTCATAGTGATTTTGAAGGTATAATAGAAAAGGTGTGGGAATTTTCCGTAAAAGAAGATATGCCTGAAAGACCGTTTAAATTAATGTCCGACTTCTTGCCATCTATTATCATTCGATCAAACAACAACGAAGTCTCACTTTTTTTAAAAGGAGCATTCACCAAAAAAACCTTGTTTCCTTCAGAGGGCGGAACTCTTATAAGGTGTATAAGGCTTTATTCACCTCTTATATACCCATTGTTCGGAATAAAATGTTCTGGCCTTAAAAATTCATTTCTACCTGTGTCGGAGCTTTGCGATAATGTAATAGATCCAGTAGAATACTTTCTTCCGGTAAAAAGTAATTTTGATGATCAAATTCGCAATTTCGGGAATGCTATCCTTAAAAAAGAGATCGAACCCGCTGACAAGGTTATTTATAAAGCAGTCCGTGAATTTCTCGACTCTAAGGGGAATATAGATTACTCGGAATATATAAAGAATACCGGGATAGGAGAGAGACAATTCCAGCGACGATTTAAAAATGAGACAGGGCTTACTGCAAGAGAATTCCTAAAAACAATGAAGATAATTAATCTGGCATCAGAGATGGTAAAGAACGATTTTGCAGATAAAGGACTCATTTTCGATTTCGGTTACTTTGACCAGCCTCATTTTAATAAGGCATTTAAGGATATTTTTGGTGACGCCCCCCTTAGATTCCTTGAACGCCAAAAATCTGTTCAATACGAAAGACAATTCTGACAATTTCCTCCCTGACGGAATTTTACAATAGATATTTTACCTGTCTTATTATCTTATATGGTATTATGAATCTTAATTTTTAAGTGATAATGAGCCATTTTCAAAAGATAATTCTTATTTTAATCATGTCATTCACAATGTCAAACCTTATGAAGGATTCTATTGCAAGATCGGGTGATGATGTCTTGTTTAGTACTTTGTATTCCTTATATGAGAATGAGGAGTTCTTCAGATTCAGGAATATGCTCGAAGCTTCAGGATCCGGACTTGAGGACTGGCAGGCTTTGTATTTTGAAACGCTGTATCAGAGTATTAATAACAAACCGGAACTTTCCAATAAATATGCCGAAACTCTTCTTAATACTCACGCAGATGCTGTCCATGATTCTTTGAAAAAAGATATTTACGGGGCAATGATAACAAACTACGTTCATTTGAGGAATTACAAACGCGCAATGGAAGTTACCCAGACCATAATGTCTAAATATGGTAATGATCTGAAACCCGAGGAAAAAGAAGATTATTCCAACACCGGTACAATTTGGGAGATATTAAAAGACGTTCCTCCGCAATCCTCCGAAATAAACGGCGACACTCAGCTTGAATTTGGTAGCAGCTTTGCCGGAAAGACCATTCCTGTTGGTATAAACGGTGTGGAAAATGACTTCATCTTTGATACAGGCGCGAATTTTTCGGTGGTAATGAGGTCCTATGCTGAGAAAGTAGGTATCAAGATCCTTAAAGGTACCTTTAAGGTAAACTCCGTTACGGGCACAAAGATTGATTCGGAAATGGGATATGCTGAGGAAGTGAAGATAGGTAATATAACTTTCCATAATGTGGTTTTCCTTGTATTCCCGGATGAGGCTCTTACATTTTCCGTCGGGCTCAGCATTGAGGCAATAATCGGATTCCCTGTGATCAGGGATA encodes:
- a CDS encoding retropepsin-like domain-containing protein, which gives rise to MSHFQKIILILIMSFTMSNLMKDSIARSGDDVLFSTLYSLYENEEFFRFRNMLEASGSGLEDWQALYFETLYQSINNKPELSNKYAETLLNTHADAVHDSLKKDIYGAMITNYVHLRNYKRAMEVTQTIMSKYGNDLKPEEKEDYSNTGTIWEILKDVPPQSSEINGDTQLEFGSSFAGKTIPVGINGVENDFIFDTGANFSVVMRSYAEKVGIKILKGTFKVNSVTGTKIDSEMGYAEEVKIGNITFHNVVFLVFPDEALTFSVGLSIEAIIGFPVIRDMREIRMSENGMFVPNNPGAKAYNNFLLNGFTPAIEMINGNDSLTFAFDTGAKRTMLYYPYYNFYKKEIDGKYELEDIKIEGAGGAVTFKGFIIDKMDLKTANVSYTLDEVNLISEPIHGRDTKYFGNLGRDFIWQYSSYTINFESMFIDFN
- a CDS encoding class I SAM-dependent methyltransferase, encoding MERSPLDFIVPKTESTRSRYKPGKNPSFGHFIEDYINGKIDINGDFEEFMACRGNYFDYTYTPHHVKFFVTRFIPEVAIHSKKQDERIVREHYDRGNDFFASFLGPRMVYTSGFWMDPKTESLETAQDRKMEMVCRKLFMEPGKKYLDIGCGWGTLVTYASKYFGTDSTGVTIAQEGHDWGMKQIKDHGINNDQARILRKDYRDIPKGKKWDCISCLEMGEHVGIRKFKGFIKMIYDMLEDDGRFYLQQAGLRANPGAFTKGEHKQDLVWGLFMNEYIFSGADASLPLKFLVDSLQSANFEAAHIENIGIHYSHTIQKWYYNWLGNEEYITEHYGQFWFRLWQLFLKWSVDIGAQGSSTCWAITSHKNLDSVDRNKYIEQANMGLWMDLREPRKLDRMFSEPYLELFKLSNTQYHTNGKPKQHEESIVKQD
- a CDS encoding GNAT family N-acetyltransferase — its product is MSVLETTRLILRKFKPGDSEFIYKLVNSPGWLKYIGSRGISGLEEAQKYIETLLIPPYEKYGFGLYMMVRKDDGVCVGMCGLIKRDTMEDVDIGFAVLPEYEGNGYASEAAIATMDHADQLGLKKIVAITVEYNTGSIKILEKLGMKFEKTIRLPDDPEDLMLYVKEL
- a CDS encoding alpha/beta hydrolase; translated protein: MGKINSKTVVFIHGAFVTKNSWGEWPAYFESRGYKSVVPAWPFKDASPAELRKRQPDPDVAKLRMQDLIDHFTKIVSEQEEKPIAIGHSYGGLLTQILLNRDLVVAGVGIHSVPPQGVIPTALSFYKATWGPLGYFTDANKTFLFTQKQWNFAFANGQSPEDQKESYEEYAVPESKRINRDAVTKTAKVDWKKPHGPLLITSGDTDQILPVSISYSNYKKYNKENGSVTDYKEFKGRNHSVLVLPTWKEDADYIIDWLERN
- a CDS encoding AraC family transcriptional regulator, producing the protein MKKNKNFIYRELPIHSDFEGIIEKVWEFSVKEDMPERPFKLMSDFLPSIIIRSNNNEVSLFLKGAFTKKTLFPSEGGTLIRCIRLYSPLIYPLFGIKCSGLKNSFLPVSELCDNVIDPVEYFLPVKSNFDDQIRNFGNAILKKEIEPADKVIYKAVREFLDSKGNIDYSEYIKNTGIGERQFQRRFKNETGLTAREFLKTMKIINLASEMVKNDFADKGLIFDFGYFDQPHFNKAFKDIFGDAPLRFLERQKSVQYERQF